A genomic window from Rhodococcus sp. KBS0724 includes:
- the pucL gene encoding factor-independent urate hydroxylase produces MNTTAAPLSGTIELTGHQYGKAENRVVRIYRDTPRHEIHDVNVSTCLRGDFADAYLTGDQSKVLPTDTQKQTAYAYAKEKGLISIESYGLELASHFVDDIEPVTGARIEIEEYAWERAVVDGAEHDHTWIRKGQEVRTASITHDDTGTWVIGGLKDLVLLKSTGSEFSGFLQDPYTVLEPTQDRVMATTLVAQWRFVTTDVDWEAVYVAVKAQIVKQFATVHSLALQQTLFQIAKAILEEFPIIAEVRLSAPNKHHFDYALGRFGIENDNEVFHAADRPYGLIQAAVSRSDAPDAGPSWTTYAGWLS; encoded by the coding sequence ATCAACACGACCGCCGCACCGCTCTCCGGAACCATCGAACTCACGGGGCATCAGTACGGCAAAGCCGAGAACCGGGTAGTCCGGATCTACCGCGACACCCCTCGCCACGAGATTCACGACGTCAACGTCTCCACTTGTCTGCGAGGCGATTTCGCCGATGCGTATCTCACCGGTGATCAGTCGAAGGTGCTTCCCACCGACACGCAGAAGCAGACCGCATACGCGTACGCCAAGGAGAAGGGGCTGATCTCGATCGAGTCGTACGGACTCGAACTCGCATCGCATTTTGTCGACGACATCGAACCGGTGACGGGCGCCCGGATCGAGATCGAGGAGTACGCCTGGGAGCGCGCGGTGGTCGACGGCGCCGAGCACGATCACACGTGGATTCGTAAGGGCCAGGAAGTGCGCACCGCCTCGATCACGCACGACGACACCGGAACCTGGGTGATCGGCGGCCTGAAGGACCTGGTTCTGCTCAAGTCCACCGGCAGTGAGTTCTCCGGGTTCCTGCAGGACCCGTACACCGTCCTCGAACCCACGCAGGACCGCGTCATGGCCACGACGCTGGTGGCGCAGTGGCGATTTGTCACCACCGACGTCGACTGGGAAGCGGTGTACGTCGCCGTCAAGGCCCAAATCGTCAAGCAGTTCGCGACGGTGCACTCACTTGCACTGCAGCAGACACTTTTTCAGATCGCCAAGGCAATCCTCGAGGAGTTCCCGATCATTGCCGAGGTGCGGTTGTCCGCACCCAACAAGCATCACTTCGATTACGCGCTCGGCCGTTTCGGAATCGAGAACGACAACGAGGTGTTCCATGCCGCGGATCGCCCGTACGGTCTGATCCAGGCTGCCGTCAGCCGCTCGGACGCGCCGGACGCCGGCCCGTCGTGGACCACCTACGCCGGATGGCTTTCGTGA
- a CDS encoding VanZ family protein, with translation MKNHRYWPLAIAVVIALIMLFSPGSTVPSGPENSDKVTHTVMFVVLAMTSLYARIPWWLTALWLIAFAAVSEVLQGVLPISRSGSVWDAAADLVGIAIGIGIAAAVGYRRRARAV, from the coding sequence GTGAAGAACCACCGGTACTGGCCACTGGCGATAGCCGTGGTCATCGCGTTGATCATGCTGTTCTCTCCCGGCTCCACCGTTCCGTCCGGGCCGGAGAACAGCGACAAGGTCACCCATACGGTGATGTTCGTCGTTCTGGCGATGACGTCGTTGTACGCCCGAATCCCCTGGTGGCTCACGGCGCTGTGGCTGATCGCCTTTGCCGCGGTATCCGAAGTCCTGCAGGGTGTGTTGCCGATTTCGCGTTCAGGCTCGGTGTGGGACGCGGCCGCGGATCTGGTCGGTATCGCGATCGGCATCGGGATCGCCGCGGCGGTGGGATACCGGCGACGGGCCCGCGCCGTCTGA
- a CDS encoding DUF1707 domain-containing protein produces MADVPDIRIGTTEREQALSLLSEHFAAGRLTVSEFDERSAIVTAATTRSELTPVFQDLPGTVPTPAVDTAPAARKFDPDWSGRIMAVIPILALILFFVTGTWLWFLAIPLAGALLFGTDAERKKARKKKRRDDRNS; encoded by the coding sequence ATGGCTGACGTTCCCGACATTCGTATCGGTACCACTGAACGCGAACAAGCGCTCTCGCTCCTGAGCGAGCACTTTGCCGCCGGTCGCCTCACTGTCTCCGAGTTCGACGAGCGCAGCGCAATCGTCACTGCGGCAACCACCCGCAGCGAACTGACCCCGGTGTTCCAGGACCTGCCAGGTACGGTGCCGACTCCAGCGGTAGACACTGCTCCCGCGGCCCGGAAATTCGACCCCGACTGGTCCGGTCGCATCATGGCGGTCATCCCGATTCTTGCCCTCATCCTCTTCTTCGTCACCGGCACGTGGCTGTGGTTTCTTGCTATCCCCCTGGCCGGTGCCCTGCTGTTCGGGACGGACGCCGAACGCAAGAAGGCACGCAAGAAAAAACGTCGCGACGACAGGAATTCCTGA
- a CDS encoding SufE family protein: MSGLPEPLAEIVDDFAAVGTSDKLTLLLEFSRELPPLPAELEQDAMEPVPECQSPLFLSVDDSDRDKVRLYFSAPAEAPTTRGFASILAQGLDGQSADAILAVPDDFYSALGLAEAVSPLRLRGMSAMLARIKRRLRG, encoded by the coding sequence TTGCCGGAGCCACTGGCGGAGATCGTCGACGACTTCGCAGCCGTCGGCACCTCGGACAAGCTCACTCTTCTTCTCGAGTTCAGTCGCGAGTTGCCACCGCTGCCGGCCGAGCTCGAACAAGACGCCATGGAACCCGTTCCCGAATGCCAGTCGCCGCTGTTCCTTTCGGTGGACGATTCCGATCGTGACAAGGTCCGTCTGTATTTCAGCGCGCCTGCCGAAGCTCCCACCACTCGCGGTTTTGCCTCCATCCTGGCCCAGGGCCTCGACGGGCAGAGCGCCGACGCGATCCTTGCGGTTCCCGACGATTTCTACTCGGCACTCGGCCTCGCGGAAGCAGTCAGTCCCCTTCGCCTGCGCGGCATGTCCGCGATGCTCGCGCGTATCAAGCGCCGCTTGCGGGGCTGA
- a CDS encoding acetyl/propionyl/methylcrotonyl-CoA carboxylase subunit alpha codes for MPSHASAHITKVLVANRGEIAVRVIRAAKDAGYGSVAVYAEPDANAQFVKLADEAFALGGQTSAESYLVFDKILDAARKSGADAIHPGYGFLSENADFAQAVIDANLIWIGPSPQSIRDLGDKVTARHIAERAKAPMAAGTKDPVKGADEVVAFAKEFGVPVAIKAAFGGGGRGMKVAQTIEEIPELFESATREAIAAFGRGECFVEQYLDKARHVEAQVIADQHGNVVVAGTRDCSLQRRFQKLVEEAPAPFLTDDQRARIHASAKAICKEAGYYGAGTVEYLVQGDTISFLEVNTRLQVEHPVTEETAGIDLVRQQFLIANGEELSIKEDPTPRGHSFEFRINGEDAGRGFMPAPGPVSVYREPTGPGVRVDSGVVAGDVIGGQFDSMLAKLIVTGATREEALQRASRALAEFEIDGLATVLPFHRHIVENPAFVGDGEKFDIYTKWIETDWENTIEPYAGSGAPVDDEDEALPRQNVVVEVGGRRVEVSLPGQFSLGNGGGAASGAIRKKPKARKRGGAGGGAASGDAVTAPMQGTVVKVAVTEGQEVAEGDLIAVLEAMKMENPVNAHKAGIVTGLSVEAGAAITQGTVLAELK; via the coding sequence GTGCCCAGTCATGCCAGCGCGCACATTACGAAGGTGCTTGTCGCGAACCGCGGTGAGATCGCGGTGCGGGTCATTCGGGCAGCCAAGGACGCCGGCTACGGCAGCGTCGCTGTCTACGCCGAACCCGATGCCAACGCACAGTTCGTAAAGCTCGCAGACGAGGCGTTTGCCCTCGGTGGACAGACGTCCGCCGAGTCCTACCTCGTATTCGACAAGATCCTCGACGCTGCCCGTAAGTCCGGTGCAGACGCCATCCACCCGGGCTACGGTTTCCTCTCCGAGAACGCCGACTTCGCGCAGGCCGTCATCGACGCGAACCTGATCTGGATCGGTCCGTCACCGCAGTCCATCCGCGACCTCGGCGACAAGGTCACCGCTCGCCACATCGCAGAGCGCGCCAAGGCTCCCATGGCAGCCGGCACCAAGGACCCGGTCAAGGGCGCCGACGAGGTTGTCGCGTTCGCCAAGGAGTTCGGTGTCCCGGTCGCGATCAAGGCTGCCTTCGGCGGCGGTGGACGCGGCATGAAGGTCGCGCAGACCATCGAGGAAATCCCCGAGCTCTTCGAATCCGCTACGCGTGAGGCCATCGCCGCTTTCGGTCGCGGTGAGTGCTTCGTCGAGCAGTACCTCGACAAGGCCCGCCACGTCGAAGCTCAGGTCATCGCCGACCAGCACGGCAACGTCGTTGTCGCCGGTACCCGCGACTGCTCGCTGCAGCGTCGCTTCCAGAAGCTCGTCGAAGAGGCTCCGGCCCCCTTCCTGACGGACGACCAGCGCGCACGCATCCACGCGTCCGCGAAGGCCATCTGCAAGGAAGCCGGCTACTACGGCGCCGGAACGGTCGAGTACCTGGTTCAGGGCGACACCATCTCCTTCCTCGAGGTCAACACGCGCCTGCAGGTCGAGCACCCGGTCACGGAAGAGACCGCGGGCATCGACCTCGTGCGTCAGCAGTTCCTCATCGCCAACGGCGAAGAACTCTCCATCAAGGAAGATCCCACCCCGCGTGGACACTCCTTCGAGTTCCGCATCAACGGTGAAGATGCCGGCCGCGGCTTCATGCCTGCTCCCGGCCCGGTCTCCGTCTACCGCGAGCCCACGGGCCCCGGCGTTCGCGTCGACTCCGGTGTTGTCGCCGGCGACGTCATCGGCGGACAGTTCGACTCCATGCTCGCCAAGCTCATCGTTACGGGAGCCACCCGCGAAGAAGCTCTCCAGCGGGCTTCGCGCGCGTTGGCCGAGTTCGAGATCGACGGCCTCGCGACCGTCCTCCCGTTCCACCGCCACATCGTCGAGAACCCGGCATTCGTCGGTGACGGCGAGAAGTTCGACATCTACACCAAGTGGATCGAAACCGACTGGGAAAACACCATCGAGCCGTACGCCGGTTCCGGTGCTCCTGTCGACGACGAGGACGAGGCTCTGCCGCGTCAGAACGTTGTCGTCGAGGTCGGTGGACGTCGTGTCGAGGTTTCCCTCCCGGGTCAGTTCTCGCTCGGCAACGGCGGCGGCGCGGCATCCGGTGCCATCCGCAAGAAGCCGAAGGCACGCAAGCGCGGCGGCGCGGGCGGCGGCGCAGCATCCGGTGACGCCGTCACCGCTCCGATGCAGGGCACCGTCGTCAAGGTTGCCGTCACCGAAGGCCAGGAAGTTGCCGAAGGCGACCTCATCGCTGTCCTCGAGGCCATGAAGATGGAAAACCCCGTCAACGCGCACAAGGCCGGTATCGTCACCGGACTGTCCGTCGAGGCCGGCGCAGCCATCACGCAGGGAACGGTTCTCGCAGAACTGAAGTAA
- a CDS encoding condensation domain-containing protein, whose amino-acid sequence MEFTELADYAIPSGSLVEWLPCATGQWTPDPRPASYIHEAHLQRSSAGAGEQSWLGTAFEIPGPLDLDAFRTTLQQWIDRHEVLRSHTSLDTESGEITRHTVPVNGIDIGVVDHGYNSPSQVNFEHLHRLFDEFASPHSWPSYVFATLTPRSDDAPFTVFFAADHSIIDGFSIVLIAHEIASLYRENLTGQPANLFPVGSYVDFGAQEREQMADQDAEDAALDVWREALAGSGLPQFPLPIGDRGTESQNGLSTWLLDTDQSKAFSARCAASGVGYFAGLLSRLAAVGHDVAGVDRFRVVTPIHTRTAQEWAGALGWFVGLCPLDIAVDSELSFDTLAERAAASMSARKPAAAIPFDRIGEKLGTPIRPRFVVSYMDVRFVPEAAQWPEWKARALRSKAYTHDVYLWINRTPQGLNLAVRYPNNDTANSSVHRYVAAFRRAIEESVAGNEEKNPTIDAPGYSPVALQTVS is encoded by the coding sequence ATGGAATTCACCGAACTTGCCGACTACGCGATTCCCAGTGGATCGCTCGTCGAATGGCTTCCGTGCGCAACCGGTCAATGGACTCCTGATCCGCGGCCGGCGTCGTACATCCATGAGGCACACCTGCAGCGCTCGTCCGCGGGCGCCGGCGAACAATCTTGGCTGGGAACAGCTTTCGAGATCCCGGGGCCGCTCGACCTCGACGCCTTCCGAACTACTCTGCAGCAGTGGATCGATCGACACGAGGTTCTGCGCTCGCACACGTCGCTCGATACGGAGTCGGGTGAGATCACTCGGCACACGGTTCCCGTGAACGGGATCGATATCGGTGTTGTCGACCACGGATACAACTCGCCGAGCCAGGTCAACTTCGAGCACCTGCACCGTCTGTTCGACGAGTTTGCGTCGCCGCACAGTTGGCCGTCGTACGTCTTCGCGACTCTCACTCCGCGAAGCGACGACGCCCCGTTCACAGTATTCTTCGCGGCCGATCATTCGATCATCGACGGTTTTTCCATCGTCTTGATCGCTCACGAGATCGCGTCGCTGTATCGCGAGAATCTGACCGGTCAGCCTGCCAACTTGTTCCCGGTCGGCAGTTATGTCGATTTCGGGGCTCAGGAACGCGAACAGATGGCCGATCAGGATGCCGAAGACGCTGCTCTCGATGTCTGGCGTGAGGCCCTGGCAGGCAGCGGACTCCCCCAGTTTCCGCTGCCTATCGGCGACCGGGGAACCGAGTCGCAGAACGGGCTGTCGACGTGGCTTCTCGATACCGATCAATCGAAGGCGTTCAGCGCCAGGTGCGCCGCGAGCGGGGTGGGCTACTTCGCGGGACTGCTCAGCCGTCTGGCAGCCGTCGGACACGATGTCGCGGGCGTTGATCGATTCCGGGTCGTGACGCCGATCCACACTCGTACCGCTCAGGAATGGGCCGGCGCGCTGGGGTGGTTCGTCGGTTTGTGTCCACTCGACATCGCGGTTGATTCGGAGCTTTCGTTCGACACTCTCGCCGAGCGCGCGGCGGCATCGATGTCCGCGCGCAAACCAGCCGCGGCGATACCGTTCGATCGCATCGGAGAGAAACTCGGAACTCCGATCCGGCCTCGATTTGTGGTGTCCTACATGGATGTTCGATTTGTCCCTGAAGCGGCGCAGTGGCCCGAATGGAAAGCACGAGCGCTGCGCAGCAAGGCATACACCCATGACGTCTACCTCTGGATCAATCGAACCCCACAGGGCCTCAATCTTGCCGTGCGCTATCCCAACAACGACACCGCGAACTCGTCGGTGCACAGGTATGTGGCAGCGTTCCGTCGAGCGATCGAGGAATCGGTCGCAGGCAACGAAGAGAAGAACCCTACAATCGACGCTCCCGGCTACTCACCGGTAGCTTTGCAAACCGTTTCATGA
- a CDS encoding tyrosine-protein phosphatase: protein MTDNPRPSSVVPSLANLRDIGGPECRFGGSVRTGAVYRSTDLASLDAEGEKTLADLAVTTIYDLRTASERETAPDRTPAGIRELGLDVLADKQYRAIPAQMQQMIADPRAASELLGSGQALEYFEGSYRDFVTLPSAVASYRQLFLDLAEPSSAPALIHCTTGKDRTGWAAAALLLFLGASKDAVFEDYLLTNTILLPLFAPLFEKFAASGGNPTLLEGVLGVRPEYLEASLAEVESVHGSIESYFTDGLKIDQDTQTRLRSNLIG from the coding sequence ATGACTGACAATCCCCGGCCGTCCTCCGTTGTTCCTTCCCTGGCGAACCTGCGCGACATCGGGGGACCGGAGTGTCGATTCGGCGGTTCGGTGCGAACCGGCGCGGTGTACCGCTCTACCGATCTGGCGTCACTCGACGCAGAAGGAGAGAAAACGCTGGCCGACTTGGCAGTCACCACGATCTACGACCTGCGAACCGCCTCCGAGCGTGAAACAGCACCAGACCGGACGCCGGCCGGAATCCGGGAACTCGGACTGGACGTATTGGCGGACAAGCAGTATCGAGCCATCCCCGCCCAGATGCAGCAGATGATCGCGGATCCGCGGGCCGCGTCGGAGTTGCTGGGAAGCGGTCAGGCGCTCGAGTACTTCGAGGGCAGCTACCGCGATTTCGTGACCTTGCCAAGCGCGGTGGCGTCGTACCGCCAGTTGTTCCTCGATCTGGCAGAGCCGTCGAGTGCGCCGGCACTCATCCACTGCACGACGGGGAAAGACCGGACGGGATGGGCCGCGGCGGCGCTGCTGCTCTTCCTCGGCGCGTCGAAGGACGCGGTGTTCGAGGACTACCTGCTGACCAACACGATCCTGCTTCCACTGTTCGCGCCGCTCTTCGAGAAATTTGCCGCCTCGGGTGGGAACCCGACGCTGCTCGAAGGTGTCCTGGGGGTACGGCCGGAGTACCTGGAGGCGTCACTGGCCGAAGTGGAATCGGTGCACGGTTCCATCGAGTCGTACTTCACGGACGGATTGAAGATCGACCAGGACACCCAGACTCGCTTGCGCAGCAACCTGATCGGCTGA
- the uraH gene encoding hydroxyisourate hydrolase translates to MSKVLSTHVLDSTTGNPAQGVHVQLCASDGSPISQAETDSDGRVAELATAGLTPGIYRLIFDTGTYFESIGQESFYPEVTVTFRIDNTSRGYHVPLLLSPFAYSTYRGS, encoded by the coding sequence ATGAGCAAGGTACTGAGTACGCACGTCCTCGATTCGACAACCGGCAACCCGGCGCAGGGTGTCCACGTCCAGCTCTGTGCGTCGGACGGTTCACCGATTTCGCAGGCCGAGACCGACTCCGACGGCCGGGTCGCCGAACTTGCCACAGCCGGCCTGACTCCCGGCATCTACCGCCTGATCTTCGACACCGGAACATATTTCGAGTCGATCGGACAGGAATCCTTCTATCCGGAAGTGACAGTGACCTTCCGGATCGACAACACGAGCCGTGGGTATCACGTCCCGCTGTTGCTGTCCCCCTTTGCCTATTCCACCTATCGCGGAAGCTGA
- the uraD gene encoding 2-oxo-4-hydroxy-4-carboxy-5-ureidoimidazoline decarboxylase, with the protein MPTTNSSGLDAFNALADQSAASALLECCHSDSWAGALAAARPFESVDALLECADSVLRDLPESEIDKALAGHPRIGERTDSASSSREQAAVSTAGDDVLEQLRIKNAEYEGKFAHVYLVCASGRSATELLDVLGKRLGNDPETERRVLRIELAAINRIRLTRLIDSLSGDDA; encoded by the coding sequence ATGCCTACAACGAATTCCAGTGGTCTCGATGCGTTCAACGCACTCGCTGACCAGTCGGCGGCGTCGGCACTGCTCGAATGCTGTCACTCGGACTCCTGGGCGGGCGCGCTCGCGGCGGCGCGGCCTTTCGAGAGCGTCGACGCTCTGCTGGAGTGCGCGGATTCCGTGCTGCGCGACCTACCCGAATCAGAGATCGACAAGGCCCTCGCGGGGCACCCTCGTATCGGTGAGCGCACCGATAGTGCGTCGTCGAGCCGGGAACAGGCCGCGGTATCCACCGCCGGCGACGACGTTCTCGAGCAGTTGCGGATCAAGAACGCCGAGTACGAGGGCAAGTTCGCGCACGTCTATCTGGTCTGTGCGAGCGGCCGGTCGGCCACCGAACTTCTCGACGTTCTCGGCAAGCGCCTGGGAAACGACCCGGAGACCGAACGCCGCGTGCTACGAATCGAGTTGGCCGCTATCAATCGCATCAGACTCACTCGTCTGATCGACTCGTTGTCCGGAGATGACGCATGA